The genomic segment CCCAGCGGTGCCGCCACCGGCAGCCTATGGCCGTGGCGGCCGTACGGTCACCCCTTGCTGAGCCCCCAGCTCGGCAAAGCGGACCGGGTCATACGTCCAAGATTCGTGCTCCTGTGGTCTCCCCGGACTTGGACAAGTGCCCCGGACCGAAAAGCCGAGTTGTCCACAGGCAAGCCAAGCGCGGGAATTCATCCCCAGCCCCCAGCGTGGCTGAGAATTCTGGGGCTCGGACCTCGATACTCCCCAGGCATGAGACAGACAGAGGAAGCCAGACAGTTGCTGGCCGCCCAAGGGAACCTGTTGAGACGCCGTTCACACCGCCAGCTGAGATCCGGCCTGAACTGGATGGTCAAGAACGGGGAGCGGGGCCGCGATTGATGACCTCCTGCGCCTTCACAAGGTGTCGCCGGCCACTCTGACCGCGGCGATGGCGGACCTCCGGCCCGCGCCGGGGAACCCCATCCGCCGCTTCATGGTCCAGAACTCGCGGTCCGAGCCGTGGTCCCAGGCGGAGCGTCGATTCCACATGTTCCTGCGAGCCCACGGCTACGACAGGTGGCGATCCAATGTCTGGGTGGGCATTGACGGAGACAGCTTTCCGGTTGATGTCCTTTTCGATGACCTTCCCCTTGCCGTCGAGGTGATGTCATGGGCCTTCCACGGCAATCGTGAGAACTTCCAGCGGGACAACGACAAGATCGCTGGGCTGGTCGGCGCCGGCTGGGTCTACTTCCCCGTCACGTGGCGGATGCTTGACGACGACGAACGCTTGACACGGACCTTCGCCCACGCATGGGATTCGGCTGCGCTTGTGTCATTGGATCAGGCACGCCGAGTCCGGGACACGGTCACGGAGCTCGGCCTGCCGGACCGGGACTGACGTCCAGAAGACCGAACCCTGCACCACTTGCGCGGGTGGACAAGTGCCCCGGGCCGGAAGGCCGAGTCCAGCCCCGGCCGACCACAGACGAAGGGCGGGCACCCGGTTTCCCGGATGCCCGCCCTGTGACCTCTACGGGCTCGGCCGTCGTCTGGCAGCTCGGCCCACTGGCGTCAGCCCTGCTGGGCTTCGCCCTGCTCGCCCTGGGCATCGGCGGCGAAGTCCGTCGGCGGCGAATCGGGCAGCTCGGCCTTCTTCGTTCCGGTGAAGGCGAAGGGCTCGGTGGAACCCTCACCCGCGACGTCGACCACCACGATCTCCCCGGCCTTCAACTCGCCGAACAGGATCTTCTCGGCCAGCACGTCCTCGATGTCACGCTGCAGGGCACGACGCAGTGGGCGTGCACCGAGCAGCGGATCGAAACCACGCTTGGCGATCAGCGTCTTGGCGGCAGGTGTCAGCTCGATGCCCATGTCCTTGTCCTTCAGGCGCCCCTCGATCTGGGCGACCATCAGGTCCACGATGCGCTCGATGTCGGCCTGCGTCAGCTGGTGGAAGACCACGACCTCATCGACACGGTTCAGGAACTCCGGACGGAAGTGCTGCTTGAGCTCGTCGGAGACCTTCGCCTTCATCTTCTCGTAGCTGGATGCCTCGTCGCCCTGGCGGTTGAAGCCCAGGCTGACCGCCTTCGAGATGTCGCGCGAACCCAGGTTCGTCGTCATCACGATCACGGTGTTCTTGAAGTCCACCACACGGCCCTGGGCATCGGTCAGACGACCCTCGTCCAGGATCTGCAGCAGCGAGTTGAAGATGTCCGGGTGGGCCTTCTCGATCTCGTCGAAGAGGATCACGCTGAAGGGCTTGCGACGCACCTTCTCGGTGAGCTGTCCACCCTCCTCATATCCAACATATCCGGGCGGGGAGCCGAACATCCGCGAGGCGGTGTGCTTCTCCGAGTACTCGGACATGTCGAGGGTGATCAGGGCATCCTCGTCGCCGAACAGGAATTCCGTCAGCGCCTTGGTCAGCTCGGTCTTGCCGACACCGGAGGGGCCGGCGAAGATGAACGAACCCGAGGGACGCTTGGGATCCTTCAGACCCGCACGGGTACGACGGATGGAGCGCGAGAGCGCCTTCACCGCGTCGTCCTGGCCGATGTATCGCTTGCCCAGCTCTGCCTCCATCTGCAGCAGACGGCTGGACTCCTCCTCGGTCAGCTTGAAGACCGGGATGCCGGTGGAGCTGGACAGCACCTCGGCAATCTCCTCCTCGCCCACCATGGCGGGGGCGTCGGAGTCACCGGCCTTCCACTCCTCCTCCTTCTCGGCGCGCTCGGCGAGGAGCTTCTTCTCGTCGTCACGCAGGGAGGCGGCACGCTCGAAGTCCTGGCCGTCGATGGCGGCCTCCTTCTCCAGGCGCACGGCGGCGATCTTCTCGTCGAACTCGCGCAGGTCCGGCGGAGCGGTCATCCGACGGATACGCATCCGTGCCCCGGCCTCGTCGATCAGGTCGATCGCCTTGTCCGGCAGGAAGCGGTCCTGGATGTAGCGCGAAGCCAGGTTGGCGGCCGCGGTCAGGGCCTCGTCGCTGATGGTGATCCGGTGGTGCGACTCGTAGCGGTCGCGCAGGCCCTTGAGGATGTCCACGGTGAGCGCGATGCTCGGCTCGGCCACCTGGATCGGCTGGAAACGACGCTCCAGCGCGGCATCCTTCTCGATGTGCTTGCGGTACTCGTCGAGCGTGGTGGCACCGATGGTCTGCAGCTCACCACGGGCCAGCATCGGCTTGAGGATCGACGCGGCGTCAATGGCGCCCTCGGCGGCACCCGCACCCACCAGGGTGTGGATCTCGTCGATGAACAGCATGATGTCGCCACGGGTCTTGATCTCCTTGAGCACCTTCTTCAGGCGCTCCTCGAAGTCACCGCGGTAACGCGAACCGGCCACCAGGGCGCCCAGGTCCAGCGTGTAGATCTGCTTGTCCCGCAGGGTCTCGGGCACGTCACCGCGCACGATCGCCTGCGCCAGGCCCTCGACGCATGCGGACTTGCCGACGCCCGGCTCACCGATCAGCACCGGGTTGTTCTTGGTACGACGGCTGAGCACGACCATCACGCGCTCGATCTCCTTGTCCCGGCCGATGACCGGGTCGAGCTTGCCGTCGCGGGCAGCCTGGGTCAGGTTGCGGCCGAACTGGTCCAGCACCGTCGCGGAGCTGGGAGCCGGACCGACATCGGGCGCACCGGCCGTGGCGGCCTCCTTGCCCTGGCCACCCGAGAGCAGCTGCAGGACGGTGTTGCGCACCCGGTTGAGGTCCGCGCCCAGCTTGATCAACACCTGGGCGGCAACGCCCTCACCCTCACGCACCAGCCCGAGCAGGATGTGCTCGGTGCCGATGTACGAGTGGTTCATCTGCAGGGCCTCACGCAGGCTCAGCTCCAGCACCTTCTTGGCGCGCGGAGTGAACGGGATGTGACCCGTCGGCACGGTCTGACCGTGGCCGATGATCTCCTCGACCTCACTGCGCACGGCCTCGAGCGAGATGCCCATCTGCTCCAGGGCCTTGGCGGCAACGCCTTCACCCTCATGGATGAGGCCCAGCAGGATGTGCTCGGTGCCGATGTAGTTGTGGTTCAGCATCTTGGCTTCGTCCTGGGCGAGCACGACAACGCGCCGCGCCCGGTCGGTAAACCGCTCAAACATTGGACTCCTCACTACGGGCCCGAGGGGCCCTGTTGCGCATCGCAGTCACCGGTCGGTCCGGCAGGCGTTGCAGATGCGTTCAAGTCTAGTAACTCCCACTGACAGCATTGTGTTCCCACGGCCCCCCGCTCGTTCGCTGCAGGCGGACCCATGTGAAGGGCCCCCGAAGGGACCCGGACACGATGCCCGGCCCCACGGGGGCCCTGGAAACCGCACAAGGCGTCAGGCGTTGGCCTTCTCGTAGGCCTCGCGAACCTCGGCGGAGACGCGGCCACGGGCGCTGACCTGCATGCCCTGGGCCTGCGCCCAGGCACGGATGTCATTGGCGGCGCTGCCCTTGCCTGGCTTCTTGCCGGTGGAGCGACGGCCGCCGACGCGACGCGCGTGGCCAACCCAGAGCGCCAACTCGTCGCGCAGCTTGGCGGCATTCTGCTCGCTCAGGTCAATTTCATAGGAAACGCCGTCCAGCGAGAACGAAACGGTCTCCGCGGCCTCGGAACCGTCGACGTCATCTTCAAGAACGATGTGCACGCGCTGGGCCATCGGTAGTCCTTTCGTAGTGAATGCTCCACACGATGCTATCGACAATTGTCGGCGCATCAAATCCCTGTCGGACTTTCCGCCCCGCAACACCCCGTCATTGGTTCGATACCATCGACGGGTGACATCCCTCCATCACCTCGCCATTGGAGCGCTGGGCGCCAGCGCTTTGCCGCCCGACGCCAATCAGGAATCCGTGCACGTGCTGGACCTAGGGCCCCAGCACCCGTCTCGGACCGGCCTATTGTTGA from the Luteococcus japonicus genome contains:
- a CDS encoding histone-like nucleoid-structuring protein Lsr2 yields the protein MAQRVHIVLEDDVDGSEAAETVSFSLDGVSYEIDLSEQNAAKLRDELALWVGHARRVGGRRSTGKKPGKGSAANDIRAWAQAQGMQVSARGRVSAEVREAYEKANA
- a CDS encoding ATP-dependent Clp protease ATP-binding subunit, with protein sequence MFERFTDRARRVVVLAQDEAKMLNHNYIGTEHILLGLIHEGEGVAAKALEQMGISLEAVRSEVEEIIGHGQTVPTGHIPFTPRAKKVLELSLREALQMNHSYIGTEHILLGLVREGEGVAAQVLIKLGADLNRVRNTVLQLLSGGQGKEAATAGAPDVGPAPSSATVLDQFGRNLTQAARDGKLDPVIGRDKEIERVMVVLSRRTKNNPVLIGEPGVGKSACVEGLAQAIVRGDVPETLRDKQIYTLDLGALVAGSRYRGDFEERLKKVLKEIKTRGDIMLFIDEIHTLVGAGAAEGAIDAASILKPMLARGELQTIGATTLDEYRKHIEKDAALERRFQPIQVAEPSIALTVDILKGLRDRYESHHRITISDEALTAAANLASRYIQDRFLPDKAIDLIDEAGARMRIRRMTAPPDLREFDEKIAAVRLEKEAAIDGQDFERAASLRDDEKKLLAERAEKEEEWKAGDSDAPAMVGEEEIAEVLSSSTGIPVFKLTEEESSRLLQMEAELGKRYIGQDDAVKALSRSIRRTRAGLKDPKRPSGSFIFAGPSGVGKTELTKALTEFLFGDEDALITLDMSEYSEKHTASRMFGSPPGYVGYEEGGQLTEKVRRKPFSVILFDEIEKAHPDIFNSLLQILDEGRLTDAQGRVVDFKNTVIVMTTNLGSRDISKAVSLGFNRQGDEASSYEKMKAKVSDELKQHFRPEFLNRVDEVVVFHQLTQADIERIVDLMVAQIEGRLKDKDMGIELTPAAKTLIAKRGFDPLLGARPLRRALQRDIEDVLAEKILFGELKAGEIVVVDVAGEGSTEPFAFTGTKKAELPDSPPTDFAADAQGEQGEAQQG